A single region of the Cereibacter sphaeroides 2.4.1 genome encodes:
- a CDS encoding nucleoside/nucleotide kinase family protein → MTPETLAQEIRAAAEGRGRFIVALAGPPGAGKSTLGEALVAGLGPGARLVPMDGFHFDDRVLARRGLSNRKGAPETFDIWGFLALMERLRAGGEVAIPVFDRSMELARAAADVVTDQDRILVVEGNYLLLDEEPWRRLRGFFDLTLFLDVPEAELERRLLARWAARPGGAEWVASNDMPNVRRVLQRSAPADRILRWP, encoded by the coding sequence ATGACGCCCGAGACGCTGGCGCAGGAGATCCGGGCGGCGGCGGAGGGGCGGGGGCGGTTCATTGTGGCTCTCGCCGGTCCGCCCGGGGCGGGCAAGTCCACGCTGGGCGAGGCGCTGGTGGCAGGCCTCGGCCCCGGCGCCCGGCTGGTGCCGATGGACGGGTTCCATTTCGACGACCGCGTGCTGGCCCGGCGCGGCCTTTCCAACCGCAAGGGCGCGCCCGAGACCTTCGACATCTGGGGCTTCCTCGCCCTGATGGAGCGGCTCAGGGCAGGCGGCGAGGTCGCGATCCCGGTCTTCGACCGCAGCATGGAGCTCGCGCGCGCCGCGGCCGATGTGGTGACGGACCAGGACCGGATCCTCGTGGTCGAGGGCAACTACCTGCTTCTCGACGAAGAGCCCTGGCGGCGGTTGCGGGGCTTCTTCGATCTCACGCTCTTCCTCGACGTGCCGGAGGCCGAGCTCGAGCGGCGGCTTCTGGCGCGATGGGCGGCGCGGCCCGGCGGTGCCGAGTGGGTGGCCTCGAACGACATGCCCAACGTGCGCCGCGTGCTGCAGAGGTCGGCCCCCGCCGACCGCATCCTGCGCTGGCCCTAG
- a CDS encoding ABC transporter permease translates to MATETHGPQGFEAALNRSPDAVAEFEQRKSFVQQARHLLHQTPSLVPLIVLVVSISIFGALLGQKFFSAFTLTLILQQVAIVGIVGAAQTLVVLTAGIDLSVGAIMVLSSVIMGQFTFRYGIPAPLSVLCGLAAGAGIGFVNGTLVARMKLPPFIVTLGMWQIVLAANFLYSANETIRSQDISAQAPILQFFGNTFRLGADEAGRGGAVFTYGAVLLILLVLVIAYVLRQTAWGRHVYAVGDDPDAAELAGVQTRNVLVTVYTLSGLICALAGWVMIGRLGSVSPTAGQFANIESITAVVIGGISLFGGRGSVLGMLFGALIVGVFSLGLKLMGTDPQWTYLLIGILIIAAVAVDQWIRKAAA, encoded by the coding sequence ATGGCAACGGAAACCCACGGACCGCAGGGCTTCGAGGCTGCGCTGAACCGCAGCCCGGACGCCGTGGCCGAGTTCGAGCAGCGCAAGAGCTTCGTCCAGCAGGCACGGCATCTTCTGCACCAGACGCCCTCGCTGGTGCCGCTGATCGTTCTGGTCGTCTCGATCTCGATCTTCGGTGCGCTGCTGGGCCAGAAGTTCTTCTCGGCCTTCACCCTCACGCTCATCCTCCAGCAGGTGGCCATCGTGGGGATCGTGGGCGCGGCGCAGACGCTCGTCGTGCTGACGGCGGGGATCGACCTGTCGGTCGGCGCGATCATGGTGCTCTCCTCGGTCATCATGGGCCAGTTCACCTTCCGCTACGGGATCCCGGCGCCGCTCTCGGTGCTCTGCGGCCTTGCCGCGGGCGCAGGCATCGGGTTCGTGAACGGCACCCTCGTCGCGCGGATGAAGCTTCCGCCCTTCATCGTCACGCTGGGCATGTGGCAGATCGTGCTGGCCGCGAACTTCCTCTATTCCGCCAACGAGACGATCCGCTCGCAGGACATCTCGGCTCAGGCACCGATCCTGCAGTTCTTCGGCAACACCTTCCGGCTCGGCGCGGACGAGGCCGGGCGGGGCGGGGCGGTCTTCACCTATGGCGCGGTGCTCCTGATCCTTCTGGTGCTGGTCATCGCCTATGTGCTGCGCCAGACCGCCTGGGGCCGCCATGTCTATGCGGTGGGCGACGATCCCGATGCGGCCGAGCTTGCGGGCGTGCAGACCCGCAACGTGCTCGTCACCGTCTACACGCTGTCGGGCCTGATCTGCGCGCTGGCGGGCTGGGTGATGATCGGCCGTCTGGGCTCGGTCTCGCCCACGGCGGGCCAGTTCGCCAACATCGAATCGATCACGGCCGTGGTGATCGGCGGGATCAGCCTCTTCGGCGGCCGGGGATCGGTTCTGGGCATGCTCTTCGGCGCGCTGATCGTGGGGGTCTTCTCGCTGGGGCTGAAGCTCATGGGGACGGATCCGCAATGGACCTACCTGCTCATCGGCATCCTCATCATCGCGGCGGTCGCCGTGGACCAGTGGATCAGAAAGGCGGCTGCGTGA
- a CDS encoding ATP-binding cassette domain-containing protein, protein MEPILKARGLVKRYGRVTALDRCDFDLYPGEILAVIGDNGAGKSSLIKALSGAIRVDEGSIELDGRPMQFASPLDAREAGIETVYQNLALSPALSIADNMFLGREIRKPGFMGKWLRALDRPAMEQKAREKLTELGLMTIQNIGQAVETLSGGQRQGVAVARAAAFGSKVVIMDEPTAALGVKESRRVLELILDVKRRGLPIVLISHNMPHVFEVADRVHVHRLGRRLCVIDPKRHSMSDAVALMTGAMAPESLNEFA, encoded by the coding sequence ATGGAACCGATCCTGAAGGCCCGGGGCCTCGTGAAACGCTACGGCCGCGTCACCGCCCTCGACCGCTGCGACTTCGACCTCTATCCGGGCGAGATCCTCGCGGTGATCGGCGACAATGGCGCCGGGAAATCCTCGCTCATCAAGGCGCTCTCGGGGGCGATCCGGGTGGACGAGGGCAGCATCGAGCTCGACGGCAGACCCATGCAGTTCGCCTCGCCGCTCGATGCGCGCGAGGCAGGGATCGAGACGGTCTATCAGAACCTCGCCCTGTCGCCCGCCCTGTCGATCGCGGACAACATGTTCCTCGGACGCGAGATCCGGAAGCCGGGCTTCATGGGCAAGTGGCTGCGCGCCCTCGACCGTCCTGCGATGGAGCAGAAGGCGCGCGAGAAGCTGACCGAGCTGGGCCTGATGACGATCCAGAACATCGGGCAGGCGGTCGAGACCCTTTCGGGCGGGCAGCGTCAGGGGGTGGCGGTCGCGCGGGCGGCGGCCTTCGGCTCCAAGGTCGTCATCATGGACGAGCCCACCGCGGCGCTGGGCGTGAAGGAGAGCCGCCGCGTTCTGGAGCTGATCCTCGACGTGAAGCGGCGGGGCTTGCCCATCGTGCTCATCAGCCACAACATGCCCCATGTGTTCGAGGTGGCAGACCGGGTGCATGTGCACCGGCTGGGGCGGAGGCTCTGCGTGATCGATCCCAAGCGTCATTCGATGTCCGATGCCGTGGCGCTGATGACGGGCGCCATGGCCCCCGAAAGCCTCAACGAGTTCGCATGA
- the ade gene encoding adenine deaminase translates to MSRSLSECIDQGRGLVPADLVLKHGRVFDLVTGELVQTDVAICGDRIVGTFGTYTGRREIDCRGRILVPGFIDTHLHVESSLVTPFEFDRCVTPRGITTAICDPHEIANVCGLEGIRYFLEASAHLVMDLRVQLSSCVPSTHMETAGAALEAKDLAPLMDHPRVIGLAEFMNFPGVLMKDPGCMAKLEAFRGRHIDGHAPLLRGKDLNGYIAAGIRTEHEATTAEEALEKLRKGMRVLIREGSVSKDLHALVSILTERHAPYLCLCTDDRNPLDIAEHGHIDHMIRTAIRLGAPPLAVYRAASLSAADAFGLKDRGLIAPGRRADIAVLDSLEGCHAALVLAGGVVADDAAFSARSDIEPVARASVKVAEIAPEAFRCPGNRADTPVIGILPGKIITEHLTAEIEPVDGDKRPDPVRDLARIAVIERHGKTGGRATGFVRGFGMARGAIASTVCHDHHNLAVVGIDYADMALAANRLRALEGGFAVAAGGEILAELALPVGGLMSLRPFEEVRDALVTLREAARSLGVTLEEPFLQLAFLALPVIPHLKITDRGMVDVDRFEILP, encoded by the coding sequence ATGAGCCGCAGCCTTTCCGAATGTATCGATCAGGGGCGGGGCCTCGTTCCGGCCGATCTCGTCCTCAAGCATGGCCGCGTCTTCGATCTCGTGACGGGCGAGCTGGTGCAGACCGATGTGGCGATCTGCGGCGACCGGATCGTCGGCACCTTTGGCACCTACACGGGCCGGCGCGAGATCGACTGCCGGGGCCGGATCCTCGTGCCGGGCTTCATCGACACCCACCTTCATGTCGAAAGCTCGCTGGTCACGCCCTTCGAATTCGACCGGTGCGTGACGCCGCGCGGCATCACCACCGCGATCTGCGATCCGCATGAGATCGCCAATGTCTGCGGGCTCGAAGGTATCCGCTATTTCCTCGAAGCCTCGGCCCATCTGGTGATGGACCTGCGGGTACAGCTCTCGTCCTGCGTGCCCTCCACGCATATGGAGACGGCGGGCGCCGCGCTCGAGGCCAAGGATCTCGCGCCGCTGATGGATCATCCGCGGGTGATCGGGCTCGCCGAATTCATGAATTTCCCGGGTGTCCTGATGAAGGACCCGGGATGCATGGCCAAGCTCGAGGCCTTCCGCGGCCGCCACATCGACGGCCATGCGCCGCTGCTGCGGGGCAAGGATCTGAACGGCTATATCGCGGCCGGGATCCGCACCGAGCACGAGGCGACCACCGCCGAGGAGGCGCTCGAGAAGCTGCGAAAGGGGATGCGGGTGCTGATCCGCGAGGGGTCGGTGTCGAAGGACCTGCATGCGCTCGTCTCCATCCTGACCGAGCGCCATGCGCCCTACCTCTGCCTCTGCACGGACGACCGCAACCCGCTCGACATCGCCGAGCACGGGCACATCGACCACATGATCCGCACCGCGATCCGGCTGGGCGCCCCGCCGCTGGCCGTCTACCGCGCGGCAAGCCTGTCGGCGGCCGACGCTTTCGGGCTGAAGGACCGCGGCCTGATCGCGCCGGGCCGGCGGGCCGATATCGCGGTGCTCGATTCGCTCGAAGGCTGCCACGCGGCGCTGGTGCTGGCGGGGGGCGTCGTGGCCGACGATGCGGCCTTTTCCGCGCGATCAGACATCGAGCCGGTGGCGCGGGCCTCGGTGAAGGTGGCCGAGATCGCGCCCGAGGCCTTCCGCTGCCCCGGCAACCGGGCCGATACCCCGGTCATCGGCATCCTGCCCGGCAAGATCATCACCGAGCATCTGACGGCCGAGATCGAGCCCGTGGACGGAGACAAGCGGCCGGATCCCGTCCGCGATCTGGCGCGGATCGCGGTCATCGAGCGGCATGGCAAGACGGGCGGCCGCGCCACGGGCTTCGTGCGCGGCTTCGGCATGGCGCGCGGCGCGATCGCGTCGACCGTCTGCCACGACCACCACAATCTCGCGGTGGTGGGGATCGATTATGCCGACATGGCGCTGGCCGCGAACCGGCTGCGCGCACTCGAGGGCGGCTTCGCGGTGGCGGCCGGCGGCGAGATCCTTGCCGAGCTCGCGCTGCCGGTGGGCGGGCTGATGAGCCTTCGGCCCTTCGAGGAGGTGCGGGACGCCCTTGTGACGTTGCGAGAGGCCGCGCGCAGCCTCGGCGTGACGCTGGAGGAGCCCTTCCTGCAGCTCGCTTTCCTCGCGCTGCCGGTGATCCCGCATCTGAAGATCACCGACCGGGGCATGGTGGATGTGGACCGGTTCGAGATCCTGCCCTGA
- a CDS encoding DMT family transporter: MILLGSHTERFSMHPLRGIGLKVASVLIFIVMSALIKATSDRVPAGEAVFFRSFFAMPVIFVWLAWRHELRTGLKAVNPMGHVWRGVVGTMAMGLGFAGLAYLPLPEVTTLGYAAPLLTVIFAAMFLGEEVRAFRISAVALGLVGVLIVLSPRLTVLSGGMGHREAFGAALVVGGAVFAGLAQVFIRKLVHTEATSAIVFYFSLTATLLSFVTLPFGWVWPTPAEAALLIGAGVLGGVAQILLTSAYRFADASLVAPFEYASMIFALLIGYLAFDEVPTLVMLGGASLVVAAGILIIWRERRLGLERARQRKAMSPQG; encoded by the coding sequence ATGATCCTTCTCGGGTCTCATACCGAGAGATTTTCCATGCACCCGCTGCGCGGCATCGGCCTCAAGGTCGCCTCCGTCCTCATCTTCATCGTCATGTCCGCGCTCATCAAGGCGACGTCAGACCGGGTTCCCGCGGGCGAGGCGGTGTTCTTCCGCTCGTTCTTCGCCATGCCGGTGATCTTCGTCTGGCTGGCCTGGCGGCACGAACTGCGCACGGGGCTCAAGGCAGTCAATCCGATGGGCCATGTCTGGCGCGGGGTCGTGGGCACGATGGCCATGGGGCTCGGCTTTGCAGGGCTGGCCTACCTGCCGCTGCCGGAGGTCACCACCCTCGGCTATGCGGCGCCGCTTCTCACCGTGATCTTCGCCGCGATGTTTCTCGGCGAAGAGGTGCGCGCCTTCCGCATCTCGGCGGTGGCCCTGGGGCTCGTCGGCGTGCTGATCGTGCTCTCTCCCCGCCTCACGGTGCTGTCGGGCGGGATGGGCCATCGCGAGGCCTTCGGCGCGGCGCTCGTGGTTGGCGGGGCGGTCTTCGCCGGGCTCGCGCAGGTGTTCATCCGCAAGCTCGTCCATACCGAGGCCACCTCGGCCATCGTCTTCTATTTCTCGCTGACGGCGACGCTTCTGTCCTTCGTGACGCTGCCCTTCGGCTGGGTCTGGCCCACGCCCGCCGAGGCGGCCCTGCTGATCGGGGCCGGCGTTCTGGGCGGTGTCGCGCAGATCCTGCTGACCTCGGCCTACCGGTTCGCCGACGCTTCGCTGGTCGCGCCCTTCGAATATGCCTCGATGATCTTCGCGCTGCTGATCGGCTATCTGGCCTTCGACGAGGTGCCGACGCTGGTCATGCTCGGCGGCGCGAGCCTCGTGGTGGCCGCGGGCATCCTCATCATCTGGCGCGAGCGCCGGCTGGGCCTCGAGCGGGCGCGGCAGCGCAAGGCCATGTCGCCCCAAGGCTAG